A single Aspergillus puulaauensis MK2 DNA, chromosome 7, nearly complete sequence DNA region contains:
- a CDS encoding GMC family oxidoreductase (CAZy:AA3;~COG:E;~EggNog:ENOG410PFGF;~InterPro:IPR012132,IPR036188,IPR000172,IPR007867;~PFAM:PF05199,PF00732;~SECRETED:SignalP(1-21);~go_function: GO:0016614 - oxidoreductase activity, acting on CH-OH group of donors [Evidence IEA];~go_function: GO:0050660 - flavin adenine dinucleotide binding [Evidence IEA];~go_process: GO:0055114 - oxidation-reduction process [Evidence IEA]) produces the protein MHVTRTTCIAGLALRLNLVLATQSTQPFEGQTLTGHSDLLPVYDYVIVGGGVSGLTVANRLSEDQTLSILVIEAGEFDQNEDFIVVPALAGGAVGTKYDWNSTYSPNPDTANRAIPIPQGKAVGGSSLLNRMVFDRGSSADYDRWEILGNHGWGWVDLLPYFKKSETFTPPTPDIVGEWGVTYDASVHGESGNVQASYSPWIWPSTKHFISALTESGIHIPNDGASGDAVGGFFSPHNQDPATATRSDARRAYWDPASTRPGLHLITGHMATRLVSQESADGPIITAVEIAASSCAPRTTVNVRKEAILAAGAIHTPQILQLSGIGDPALLAGLNIPTVANVSGVGRNFQDHAYIPVVFSFDFPLVAANLSTNATFAEKSRSIYNDRKTGPYADATADFLAFLPATNITDQVETIYQNAQGQDPNSYLETDTPASVQTGYTDQHKLLTEGIAALNEAQIEIIFTDGTFVIGLQHPFSRGSVRLASTDPFAPPLADPAYLRNPIDVQLLIAAVKYAKSLATTAPSLSVFNPVEQIPGPAVVSDADIEAYIRGGVAPLFHPSGSCSVGKYETGGVVDTEFRVHGVRGLRVVDASVFPVLPATHIQSSVYAVAEMAADAIKSS, from the exons ATGCACGTTACACGGACAACCTGCATTGCAGGCTTGGCTTTACGCCTCAACCTCGTATTGGCCACCCAGTCCACTCAACCGTTTGAGGGCCAGACCTTGACCGGCCACTCTGATCTGCTGCCCGTTTATGACTACGTAATTGTGGGCGGGGGTGTTTCAGGGCTTACTGTGGCAAACCGTCTCTCGGAGGATCAAA CATTAAGCATTCTTGTTATTGAGGCGGGGGAATT TGACCAGAATGAAGACTTTATCGTCGTCCCTGCACTTGCAGGCGGTGCCGTTGGTACCAAATATGACTGGAACTCGACCTATTCGCCGAATCCAGACACCGCAAATCGTGCGATTCCTATTCCCCAGGGAAAGGCAGTCGGCGGCTCCAGTCTGCTCAACCGTATGGTCTTTGATCGTGGATCCAGTGCGGACTATGATCGCTGGGAGATCTTAGGAAATcatggctggggctgggtCGATCTCCTACCGTACTTCAAGAAG AGTGAAACCTTCACGCCCCCGACTCCTGATATCGTCGGCGAATGGGGCGTCACGTATGATGCGTCGGTGCATGGGGAGTCAGGAAATGTCCAAGCGAGCTATTCGCCGTGGATCTGGCCCAGCACCA AGCACTTCATCAGCGCCCTTACGGAGTCTGGAATTCACATCCCCAACGATGGAGCCAGTGGTGACGCCGTGGGTGGATTCTTCAGCCCTCATAACCAGGAccctgccactgccacccGGTCCGATGCTCGCAGGGCCTACTGGGATCCAGCATCGACAAGGCCCGGTCTGCATTTAATCACCGGCCATATGGCGACTCGTCTTGTCAGCCAAGAGTCAGCTGATGGGCCGATCATCACGGCGGTTGAA ATCGCCGCCTCGTCCTGTGCACCACGGACCACAGTCAACGTCCGGAAGGAAGCGATCCTCGCAGCCGGGGCTATCCACACTCCTCAGATCCTTCAGCTCTCTGGAATTGGCGATCCGGCCCTCCTCGCCGGACTGAACATCCCCACGGTGGCCAATGTCTCAGGGGTCGGCCGCAATTTCCAGGACCATGCCTACATCCCTGTTGTCTTCTCGT TTGACTTTCCACTGGTAGCCGCAAACCTAAGTACAAACGCCACCTTCGCCGAGAAGTCCCGCTCTATATACAATGACCGCAAGACAGGGCCTTACGCGGACGCCACAGCGGACTTCCTCGCCTTTCTCCCGGCGACAAATATCACAGACCAAGTCGAGACCATCTACCAGAACGCTCAAGGTCAAGACCCAAATAGTTACCTCGAGACCGATACACCAGCCAGCGTGCAAACCGGCTACACAGACCAGCACAAGCTCCTAACCGAGGGTATCGCCGCCTTAAATGAAGCCCAGATCGAAATCATCTTTACGGATGGCACCTTCGTCATCGGCCTCCAGCACCCCTTCTCACGGGGAAGCGTGCGTCTGGCATCAACAGACCCATTCGCCCCACCACTCGCAGACCCGGCGTACCTGCGTAATCCCATCGACGTACAGCTTCTCATTGCCGCGGTCAAATACGCCAAATCACTAGCTACTACAGCCCCGTCCCTGTCCGTGTTTAACCCCGTCGAACAGATCCCCGGTCCGGCCGTTGTCTCGGACGCAGATATAGAGGCTTATATCCGCGGTGGTGTGGCGCCTCTTTTCCATCCGTCTGGGTCTTGCTCTGTAGGGAAGTATGAGACTGGGGGTGTGGTCGATACGGAGTTTCGGGTTCATGGGGTAAGGGGTTTGAGGGTTGTGGATGCGAGTGTCTTTCCGGTGTTGCCTGCGACGCATATCCAGAGTTCGGTTTATGCGGTTGCTGAGATG GCTGCCGATGCTATCAAGTCTTCGTAG